One part of the Rutidosis leptorrhynchoides isolate AG116_Rl617_1_P2 chromosome 1, CSIRO_AGI_Rlap_v1, whole genome shotgun sequence genome encodes these proteins:
- the LOC139870610 gene encoding clathrin light chain 1-like has translation MSASFDTFSVDGEESTTIQSSGQFDEGYFDNNNNDSYSNFTTADTPPYQFPADGEHESVDSPDPYGFGSHPDSSSIPISNGATQDYDDTDGLFTSDGPVLPPPSEMREEGSALREWRRINALRLEEKEKTEKELRSQIIQEGEEYIKAFHEKRLKSIDTNKLTNREGEKMYVAKQETFHKEADKQYWKAIAELIPREVPNIEKRGNKKDKDKKPSITVVQGPKPGKPTDLSRLRHLIVKLKVTPPAHMVPPPPAATKDGKVVAKDGKEAAAPTSETVPAKDAAASNSTSEVSAVPMEQPAP, from the exons atgtCGGCATCGTTCGATACTTTCAGCGTCGACGGTGAAGAGTCAACGACTATTCAATCATCAGGTCAATTCGATGAAGGTTACTTTGATAACAACAACAACGATTCCTACTCCAATTTCACCACCGCCGATACTCCGCCCTATCAATTCCCTGCCGACGGTGAACACGAATCTGTAGACAGTCCAGATCCGTACGGATTCGGTTCACATCCGGATTCATCATCGATCCCGATTTCAAACGGTGCGACTCAAGATTACGATGATACTGATGGACTCTTCACTTCGGATGGACCGGTGCTTCCGCCGCCTAGTGAGATGCGTGAAGAAGGATCTGCTCTTCGTGAATGGAGGAG AATTAATGCACTCCGCCTTGAGGAGAAAGAGAAGACCGAGAAGGAATTGCGGAGCCAGATCATCCAAGAAGGTGAAGAGTATATAAAAGCTTTTCATGAAAAGAGACTAAAAAGCATTGACACAAACAAACTCACCAATAGAGAAGGCGAGAAG atGTATGTAGCAAAACAAGAAACATTCCACAAAGAAGCTGATAAACAATACTGGAAAGCAATAGCCGAGTTGATTCCTCGTGAAGTCCCCAACATTGAAAAGAGAGGGAATAAGAAGGATAAAGACAAGAAACCCTCAATTACCGTCGTTCAAGGACCCAAGCCTGGAAAACCCACTGATCTCTCAAGGTTGCGCCACCTCATCGTGAAGCTCAAGGTCACCCCACCTGCTCACATGGTCCCACCGCCACCCGCTGCCACCAAAGACGGGAAAGTAGTTGCTAAAGATGGTAAAGAAGCAGCAGCACCAACTAGCGAAACAGTACCTGCAAAAGATGCTGCTGCCTCAAACAGTACTTCTGAAGTTTCGGCTGTACCAATGGAACAACCTGCTCCTTAA
- the LOC139870617 gene encoding cold-responsive protein kinase 1-like isoform X2, whose product MSCSCFSFSRVQKKETSPHKELEGYSLDNIRKFSYKELQVATYNFDRSTKIGRGGFGIVYKGILKDGTQVAVKTLSVESKQGRKTYTPELDWKRRCEICIGTARGLAYLHEELEPHIVHRDIKASNILLDKDFSPKIGDFGLAKLFPDSITHISTKLAGTTGYLAPEYVLGGQLTLKADVYSFGVLVLETISGRSSSISSWGRMQKVLLEWAWELYEEGKLLELVDPDLKAYPEEEVLKYIKVAFFCTQATANRRPMMSQVVDMLSRNIKLNEKELTPPGFFQDSNENKKNVSDASTSRQISSFPPTITQVTPR is encoded by the exons ATGAGTTGTAGTTGTTTTAGCTTCTCCCGTGTACAAAAGAAAGAGACAAGTCCTCATAAGGAATTGGAAG GTTATTCTCTTGATAATATAAGGAAATTCTCATATAAAGAATTACAAGTAGCAACATATAACTTTGATCGCAGTACCAAGATCGGGCGAGGAGGTTTTGGAATAGTTTACAAG GGAATTCTTAAGGATGGGACGCAAGTAGCTGTGAAGACCCTTTCTGTCGAATCAAAGCAAG GTAGAAAAACGTATACCCCAGAGCTAGATTGGAAACGAAGATGTGAGATTTGCATTGGTACAGCTCGTGGTCTTGCGTATCTTCATGAAGAACTTGAGCCGCATATTGTGCATAGAGACATTAAAGCTAGTAATATTCTTTTAGACAAGGACTTCTCACCAAAAATTGGGGATTTCGGATTGGCTAAACTTTTTCCAGATAGCATTACTCATATAAGCACTAAACTAGCAGGAACAAC TGGTTATTTGGCTCCCGAATATGTATTGGGTGGCCAGTTGACATTGAAAGCGGATGTTTATAGCTTTGGGGTCCTTGTTCTTGAGACGATAAGTGGCAGAAGCAGTTCGATATCAAGCTGGGGTAGAATGCAAAAAGTTCTGTTGGAATGG GCATGGGAGCTTTATGAAGAAGGGAAGCTCTTGGAACTTGTGGACCCCGACCTAAAAGCATACCCTGAAGAGGAGGTCTTAAAGTACATTAAAGTAGCCTTCTTCTGCACTCAAGCAACGGCCAACCGTAGGCCTATGATGAGCCAAGTTGTCGACATGCTCTCAAGAAACATTAAACTCAACGAAAAAGAACTTACACCCCCTGGATTTTTCCAAGATTCTAACGAGAACAAAAAGAATGTATCTGATGCTTCCACGAGTCGACAAATAAGTTCTTTTCCTCCTACCATCACACAGGTAACACCTAGATGA
- the LOC139870617 gene encoding putative serine/threonine-protein kinase isoform X1, whose product MSCSCFSFSRVQKKETSPHKELEGYSLDNIRKFSYKELQVATYNFDRSTKIGRGGFGIVYKGILKDGTQVAVKTLSVESKQGVREFLTEINTISNVRHRNLVELIGCCVEGAHRILVYEFLENNSLDHALLGRKTYTPELDWKRRCEICIGTARGLAYLHEELEPHIVHRDIKASNILLDKDFSPKIGDFGLAKLFPDSITHISTKLAGTTGYLAPEYVLGGQLTLKADVYSFGVLVLETISGRSSSISSWGRMQKVLLEWAWELYEEGKLLELVDPDLKAYPEEEVLKYIKVAFFCTQATANRRPMMSQVVDMLSRNIKLNEKELTPPGFFQDSNENKKNVSDASTSRQISSFPPTITQVTPR is encoded by the exons ATGAGTTGTAGTTGTTTTAGCTTCTCCCGTGTACAAAAGAAAGAGACAAGTCCTCATAAGGAATTGGAAG GTTATTCTCTTGATAATATAAGGAAATTCTCATATAAAGAATTACAAGTAGCAACATATAACTTTGATCGCAGTACCAAGATCGGGCGAGGAGGTTTTGGAATAGTTTACAAG GGAATTCTTAAGGATGGGACGCAAGTAGCTGTGAAGACCCTTTCTGTCGAATCAAAGCAAGGTGTTCGAGAATTTTTAACAGAAATCAATACTATTTCAAATGTCAGACATCGAAACCTTGTTGAGTTGATCGGGTGTTGCGTTGAAGGAGCTCATCGTATTTTAGTCTATGAATTTCTTGAAAATAACAGCCTTGACCATGCACTATTAG GTAGAAAAACGTATACCCCAGAGCTAGATTGGAAACGAAGATGTGAGATTTGCATTGGTACAGCTCGTGGTCTTGCGTATCTTCATGAAGAACTTGAGCCGCATATTGTGCATAGAGACATTAAAGCTAGTAATATTCTTTTAGACAAGGACTTCTCACCAAAAATTGGGGATTTCGGATTGGCTAAACTTTTTCCAGATAGCATTACTCATATAAGCACTAAACTAGCAGGAACAAC TGGTTATTTGGCTCCCGAATATGTATTGGGTGGCCAGTTGACATTGAAAGCGGATGTTTATAGCTTTGGGGTCCTTGTTCTTGAGACGATAAGTGGCAGAAGCAGTTCGATATCAAGCTGGGGTAGAATGCAAAAAGTTCTGTTGGAATGG GCATGGGAGCTTTATGAAGAAGGGAAGCTCTTGGAACTTGTGGACCCCGACCTAAAAGCATACCCTGAAGAGGAGGTCTTAAAGTACATTAAAGTAGCCTTCTTCTGCACTCAAGCAACGGCCAACCGTAGGCCTATGATGAGCCAAGTTGTCGACATGCTCTCAAGAAACATTAAACTCAACGAAAAAGAACTTACACCCCCTGGATTTTTCCAAGATTCTAACGAGAACAAAAAGAATGTATCTGATGCTTCCACGAGTCGACAAATAAGTTCTTTTCCTCCTACCATCACACAGGTAACACCTAGATGA